The Dyella sp. 2HG41-7 sequence CATGACTCGGGCTGGGTGGCAAATACACCCACCAGCCGCGCGATTCCGTAATTTGTTCCTGACGCGCGCGCATGCGCAGCGTCTGCGCGCCGAGTTCGTTGCGCACGATGCGCAAATCTTCCTGCGTTGCGAACGGTCCCAACGCCATGCAGGTATAGCTCAGCGCATTCGCGTTCGGCGATGCGGGCGTCAATGCGTTCGACGCGGCGACCGCGGGCGAGGACGCGGAGGTTGCGGCCGACGGTGTGGACGACGCTGCGTGGGCGACGGTGGTGGCAGGCGGCGGTAATTCCGAAAGCAATTTGAGTTTCGGCACGCCCGGATCATTGGCGAAGCTGCGATGCGCTTCGTTCTGCCCAAGCAGCAGCCACGCGCCGACGGCGATATTCAAAGCAATCAACAGAACAAATAGCAGGCGCAGAACCATCGGCTTCCCCCTGGACGTCACCGATTCTAGGAGGTTGCGCGCAGCGGATGTGAGGCCGACCACACAAGCAGTCCACGCAGCACGCTGTCGGCCGCCAGCTCGGCAGATACGCCAAGCAACGGCAGCAATGCCGCCGCATCGCCGCCATCCATCAACACACGTTGCGTGCCATTGGGATGCTGCTTGGCGATGTTTGTGGCGAACCGGTCGATCAGGGCGGCGACCGCATGCCAGCAGCCGGATGCCACGGCGTCGGCCGTGTTGTCGGCGATATCGCGAATGGCGCCCGGATGTTCGGGACGCACGCGCGCGGTCGCGCCGAGCAAGGATTGCTGCATCAGCCACGGACCGGGCGCGATCAATCCGCCCAGATGCTGGCCGTCGGCGGTCAATGCATCGAGCGTGAGCGCAGTGCCGATACCGGCAAGTACGCACGGTGCTTTGCCTGTTGCATGCGCGGCGACCATCGCGAGAAAACGATCCACGCCCAGCCGTTGCGGATCAGCGTATGCGATGCGCACGCCGCACGCTTCGGCCGGCGTGCGCACCCATTCGGCGCGCAGCGCAAACACTTCGAGCGCAACGCGTTCGACGTGAAGCTCGCGCTGGGTATCCACCACGGAAGCGCCCAACACGCGTTGCGGACGTTCGAGCGCGTTCCATGCCTGCGCCAGCGCGGCGGAGACATCGACGTCCCACGCCACCGCGCCCTGTGCGATCCATCGATCGCCATCGACCATCGCCCATTTCAGTCGCGTATTGCCCAGATCGAGTAGCAATTTCATGTGCGCCGCACCGTGATGTCGGCGCTGTCGATACGTTGCAGGCCGGTTGCCGTTTGCAGTTGCAGCGCGCCGCGCACATCGATGCCCGCGCCCGTGCCATCGAGATCGCCCGCCGGTCCACTGACGCGCAGCGGCACGCCGTGCAAGGCGTCGTGTTCGGCGTATTCGTCGAGGAACGCTTCGAAGCCGTCGCGCTCGAATTGATTCAGCCCTTCGACCAGGCTGGCGATCAACGCCGCCGCCGCGCGATTGCGATCGGGCGGTGTTCCCTGGGCGAGCTCAGCCAGATCGCACACCGGTTGACCGGCCTGCTCGCGCAACGCATCGGTGAGCCGCAGATTGAGGCCGATGCCGATCACCGCCGCGCAGGGACCCTGATATTCGCCACTGAGCTCGACCAGAATGCCGGCCAGCTTGCCACCGTCGGCCAACACGTCGTTCGGCCACTTCAGGCGCGGGCCGTGAATGCCGAGCGCGTGCAGCGCGCGCAGCACGATCACCCCAGTGGCGAGCGACAAGCCCGACAACGCGGCGAACCCCGCGTCGAATCGCTTCAGACAGGAGATATAGATGTTCAGTCCAGGCGGCGACAACCAACTGCGCCCGCGTCGGCCGCGGCCCGCCGTCTGCGTTTCCGCCATCACGATACTGAAATCCGGCGCGCCGCCGCCGCGGCGTTGCAGTTCGCTGGAGGTGGAATCCAGCTCCCAGTAGAGGTCGAGCGCACCCAGGGACCGACTGACGGCCACAGGCAGGTCGCTGCGGATAAACGCCTCATCCAACATCTGGATCGTCCAGGGCAGCCGGTAGCCCGCCGCGCCGGCGGATTCGATGGGCACGCCACGGTGACGCAGCGCCTCGATCTGCTTCCAGATCGCCGCGCGGGTAATGCCCGATTCGGCGGCCAGCCGGGAGCCAGAAAGCGTCTCCCCGGAAGCCAGTGCGGCCAGAAGGTCTTGCGGCTGCATGGTCTCAGGAATCCAGGAGACAAATGGCCGGCGCGGGCTGCATCGGCATGGAAAGGCGGAAATATCGCATCGGGGGATTTTAGGGCCATGCCAACAACGCGGACAGGCCCCAGGCGAGCCCCTACAGCCAGGGCACTGGCAACCTGACAGGGATCGTGGGACCATCCGAAGGATAGGCATTATGCCTACGGGGGCTTTACGCCATGCGCGCCACACCATTGCTGCTCGGATGCTTGCTGAGTTTTGGGGCCATCGCCAATGCGGCGGCCGCAGGCGCTGCTGCAGCCGGAAACAGCGTCAGCGCAGGCTGCACCGGCCATAGCGGCAGCGATCGCAGCAGCAGTCACGAGACGTCTTCCGCGTCCAACGGGGACAGCGTGAGCGTGCCGCGCACCAACAGCACCTCGTCCGTCCCGTCCACCAACAGTCACGTGTCGAACGCATCCAACAGCACGATGGATGACAGCCCGGCGCACCTGGGCGGCGCCGACGCCACACCGGACGGTTCGTCGCGTGGAGCTTCTGGACTGAGCTGGCAGTCTCTGTTGCCCGGTTCGATCCAGTAATCGGTAATCGCCGCTAAGTCGGCGGCAACACCACGCTAAACCGCGCGCCGCCGAATTCCGGGGAACGATCCACGGTCAGCTCGCCGTTATAGGCGCGCACGATGTCCTGCACGATCGACAAGCCGATACCGTGTCCTTTGACGCGCTCGTCGCCGCGCACGCCGCGCTGCAGAACTTTTTCTACCTTGTCTTCGTCGATGCCGGGACCGTCGTCTTCGACGCTGAGCGATAACCCCGGGCGCGAACGCCCCGACTGTTGCCGCATCTGCACGACCAGCAAGACGTGGTGACCCGCCCACTTGAATCCGTTTTCGAGCAGGTTGCCCATCAGCTCCAGCAAGTCGCCCTGCTCGCCGTAAAACGCCGCGCCGTCTTCGATATCGAATTCGCAAAGGACATTCTTTGCGGCGTAGACCTTTTCCAGGCTTTGCACGAGATCTTCCGCGTGGCCCGCAATCGGCACCGCGCTGGCGAACGTCTGGCGTCCCGTCGTGGCGGCGCGTGCAAGCTGATACGCCACCAACTCGTCCATGCGCCGCACCTGATCCAGGATCGGCGTGCGCG is a genomic window containing:
- a CDS encoding SPOR domain-containing protein yields the protein MVLRLLFVLLIALNIAVGAWLLLGQNEAHRSFANDPGVPKLKLLSELPPPATTVAHAASSTPSAATSASSPAVAASNALTPASPNANALSYTCMALGPFATQEDLRIVRNELGAQTLRMRARQEQITESRGWWVYLPPSPSHAAALAQARQLGARNIQDYFVVGSGDNQNTVSLGLFKDPANARKRRDDIVAAGFPAQMSERTETVPEYWLDLIPLDSKHFDWRSRIHDPGIGSHSTGCF
- a CDS encoding type III pantothenate kinase: MKLLLDLGNTRLKWAMVDGDRWIAQGAVAWDVDVSAALAQAWNALERPQRVLGASVVDTQRELHVERVALEVFALRAEWVRTPAEACGVRIAYADPQRLGVDRFLAMVAAHATGKAPCVLAGIGTALTLDALTADGQHLGGLIAPGPWLMQQSLLGATARVRPEHPGAIRDIADNTADAVASGCWHAVAALIDRFATNIAKQHPNGTQRVLMDGGDAAALLPLLGVSAELAADSVLRGLLVWSASHPLRATS
- a CDS encoding biotin--[acetyl-CoA-carboxylase] ligase, translating into MQPQDLLAALASGETLSGSRLAAESGITRAAIWKQIEALRHRGVPIESAGAAGYRLPWTIQMLDEAFIRSDLPVAVSRSLGALDLYWELDSTSSELQRRGGGAPDFSIVMAETQTAGRGRRGRSWLSPPGLNIYISCLKRFDAGFAALSGLSLATGVIVLRALHALGIHGPRLKWPNDVLADGGKLAGILVELSGEYQGPCAAVIGIGLNLRLTDALREQAGQPVCDLAELAQGTPPDRNRAAAALIASLVEGLNQFERDGFEAFLDEYAEHDALHGVPLRVSGPAGDLDGTGAGIDVRGALQLQTATGLQRIDSADITVRRT